TCTTCCAGCACGTTCCCTTTGAGAGCGCGGCGATGATTGGCGATTGGGCGGAGGCCCGCGGCGTTGAAGTGCTTGTGACTCGCCTGTTTGCCGGCGAGCGACCGCCAGGCCACGCCGATGCCGACCTGCTGGCGGTGATGGGCGGACCGATGGGCGTCTATGATGAAGGACGGCATCCGTGGCTGATCATGGAGAAGATGGCCCTGCAGCAGTGGCTGGACGCAAAACGGGGCATCCTTGGCGTTTGCCTGGGAGCGCAGCTACTGGCCGAAGCGCTTGGCGCCCGCGTTGAGAAAAATCGAGAGGCGGAGATTGGCTGGCGGCCTGTAATCTTCAGCGATAGAGCGCGCCAGCATCCGGCCTTTGGTCATTTTCCCTATAACCCGATGGTCTTGCACTGGCACGGCGATGTCTTTTCGCTGCCCCCCGGGGCCTTGCACCTTGCTTCCACCGATCTGACTCCAAACCAGGCATTCTTGCAGGGCCGCGCCCTTGGCCTGCAATTCCATCTGGAAATGGACCAGGATGCAGTGGAGCGCATCATCGCCGCCTGTGCTGAGGATTTGCGCCCTGGGCCTTTTGTGCAGAGCGTGCAGCAATTGCAGAGCGGCGTCCAGGCCTATGCCGAGAGCTGTCGGACGCTGCTCTACCCTGTGCTCGACTGGCTGGCCGCCGGCGCCTGAATTTTTTTTGCAGCGGCAGCCACGGGCCAATAAATGTAACGCCAACTGATACAAATATTGGCTCTTTCTTCGATGATGTCGTGGCCTTGAACCACGGAGGAGATAGATGGTGAGTGCTGAACTATTTGGACCTTATCGACTGGGTCCGATCGAATTGAAAAATCGGGTGGTGATGGCGCCGATGACGCGCAGCCGTTCTGCGGGCAATATCCCGGGCGAAATTGTGGCGCGCTATTATGCCCAGCGCGCCAGCGCCGGCTTGATCATTACCGAGGGAACAGCGCCCTCGCCCGATGCTCTGGGTTATGCGCGCATCCCTGGCGCATATTCCGAAGAGCAGAAGCAAGGCTGGCGCGGCGTGGCCGAGGCCGTTCATGCCGCCGGCGGGCGCATCTTTGTGCAACTGATGCATACCGGCCGCGTGGGACACCCGCTGAATTTGCCGGCCGGCGCTGTGGTGCGCGGACCGACGGCAAAGCCGCTTTCTGGAGAGATCTATACGGACGCCTCTGGCATGCAGCCCTACGCCGTGCCGCAGGCGATGAGCCAGGCGGATATCGATCGCGCCGTGCAGGAATTCGCCCGCGCCGCGGCCGTCGCTGTGGAGGCTGGCATCGATGGCATTGAGCTGCATGGCGCCAACGGCTATCTGCTGGATCAATTCTTGAACGCCAATATCAATGATCGCGACGATGCCTATGGCCGCGATGCTGGCGCTCGCAATCGACTGACGCTTGAGGTTGCTCGCGCTGTGGCCGGCGCTATCGGCGCAGATCGAACAGGCATCCGGCTGTCGCCCTATGGGGTCTTCAACGATAGCGGGGCCTTTGCCGGAATAGATGCGCAGTACGAAGCGTTGAGCAAGGAACTATCGGCGCTTGGCCTGGTCTACATTCATCTGGTCGACCACAGTGCAATGGGGGCGCCAAAGCCGCCGCAAAGCCTGGTGCAATCGATTCGACAGAACTTCAAGGGTACGCTGATTCTCAGCGGCGGCTATGATCGCAAACGCGCCGAAGAAGACCTGCAGGGCGGACGCGGCGACTTGATTGCCTTTGGACGACCCTGGCTGGCAAATCCTGATTTGCTGGAACGATTGAAGACCGGCGCCGCCTGGAATGAGCCGGATGCTGCCACTTTTTACACGCCAGGCGAAAAGGGATATCTGGACTATCCGGTGCTGAGCGCCGCCGCGCGCTGAAGGCCGCCAGGTTCGGGCAGGCCGCGGAGCATTGTTGTTGCTGCGGCCTGCCCATTGGCGGCGGGCAGAGATGCCGGGACTATGCGGCGTCCGCTGGCGGCAACGTCCGCCAGCGGCGCCTTGACCTGCGCTGGCATTTTTGCTAGTCTGTAGCAATGGTCGTGTACGGTCGTAGCGGACTATTGCTGGCGCCCTTGCTGTTTGCTTTGCATTGCAGCGGCTTTTCCTATTTTGACAGGCCGCAATCCCCGGGTCTATTTGTGCAGCGCGATGTGGTTTACGCGGCCTCCGCTGCCGGCGAGCTTCGCGCCGATCTCTATCTGCCAGCGGCTGATGGACCGCGCCCGGCGCTGATTGCCCTGCACAGCGGCAGCTGGCGTCGCGGCAGCAAGGAACGCATGTCTGCAGTCAGCTTCGCCCTCGCCGCTCATGGCTATGTAGTACTGAATATCAACTATCGATTCGCCCCGCAGTGGCCCTTTCCTGCCCAGCTGGAGGACGCGCGGGCTGCCGCGGCTTACCTGCGTACGCATGCTACTGAACTGCAGGTCGATTCGCAGCGCATTGGAGCGCTGGGTTATTCAGCCGGCGGGCACATTGCGCTGATGCTGGCCTATTCCGACGCCGGCGCCGCCGCGCGGATCCAGGCCGTGGCTGCCGCCGGCGCCCCCAGCAACTTGAATGAACTCTATGACCTGCCCGTGCTGCAAGGGCTGGTTGGCGCTGCGGATATTGCCAGTTCCCAGCGCGCCGAGCTGTACCGTCAGGCATCGCCGCTGCGCCATGTCAGTCGCGACGATCCGCCCACGCTATTGATTCATGGCCGCTACGACCGGATTGTTCCAGTCGAACAGAGCCGCCAACTCCAGCAGGCCCTGATTCGCGAGCAGGTCTTCGTGGAGCGCCGCGAACTGCCGCAGGGCCACATGCGTACGACCCTCGGCTACAACGAAACCGAAGTCCAGCTACTGTTGGCCTTTTTTGACCGCCACTTACGACGCGCGGGAAGCGCGGCTCGCTAGAGGGCCGGCAACTCCGCGCGCGTCGTCTTATGCAATATCGGTCAAGATGGTTCGGCCTGCTGGTCGTCGTTTACGGCTGCAAGCGCGGCCTCTGACTCCAGGCTGCGTGCGCGATCATCTACGCCTTTGCTGCGGTACAGCGCGGCCAGGCGTCGCAGATTGGCGGCGTTCTCCGGATGTCGAATGCGCATTCGCTCGCCGCAGTCGATCGCTTCGTCGATAGCGCCAGCCGCTTCGAAAATCTGAACGCCCAGCTCCAGGAAGCGCGAATCAGCGGGACGCATAATCAGATAGCGGCGTGCAAAACTGGCGGCCTGACCATGGTCCTGCAAGCGGTGCAGTACGCGCGCCATGCCGCGCAATACCAGGGCTTCGTCGGCCTATTGCTCCAGAGCGCCTTCCAGGATGCGCCGGCTCTCGCCAAAATTCTTGGACTGCCAGGCCTCGCGCGCCCTGCGCAGCGCCGCGCGCATTGCTGGGTTCTGTTCTTTGGGAAGCTCGCCCCTGCGGTACTGGACGCGCAGCAAGCTGAGATCGTCGGTCAGTTCGCCGCTGGCCTTGATCAACTCTATGATGCCGTCCAGATCGCCGCCAGCTTGTTCGACGTGGCGGAGAAAAAGCGTTTCATCCTCATTCATACGCCGTTCGGCGTTCGCTGTGTTCGTGGCGACATCGTCGCGTCCGTCTGAACCAAGGATCAATATGTCTCCTGCAATTAATTCGTGCACGGCAATGCGCAGCCGACTGCCAGCGACGCTATAGCCCAGTTTGCGTAGCGGAGTGTCATTGCTCAGGAAGCGAGCTTCGCCGGCGCGATACAGCGCCGACTCGGGATGCTCGGCATTGATCATGAACAGTGCGCCGCTTTCGTCGTCGATCAAGCCCAGCACCAGCGACACCAGCATCGAGCCATCAAAGCTCTTGAATACGCTGTGCATTTCGGTGAAGGCATACTTGAGCCACTGCTCCGGCGATTGTCGTTGGATCAGCGGCGATGCCAGCGATCGCTCAATGTTAGCCTGAATCATCGAGCCGAGCACCAGAATGCCGCCGGCCCCCTGCATCGATTTGCCCATGGCATCGGCGTTCAAGAAGACTGTGCAGGGACGATTGCGCAGAACAATACTGCGCGCCAGACTCAAGTCGCCGCCGATTGACTCCTGGCGCTTCTTGAACTCAAAGGTCTTCTTCTGCAGCGTCCGCTCCTGAATTTCAACGAGGTCGCTTTGCAGGCGAATTCCGCCAAGCGGTTTGAGCAGCAGCGAGGTCAGGAAGTAGTCGCCGTCCTGCTGGTATTTCAGTGCGCGGATTTCGTCGAGGCTGGCGCTCAATTCATGGGTGCGATCCAGAACCTTTTGTTCCAGTTCAGAGTTCAGCTGCAAGAGCGATCCATAGCTTTGCTGCAGCTCCCGCGAGAGAGAGTTGATTACATCCGCCAGCTGTCCCAGCTCATCCTTGCGCAGACTGGGAATTTCCTTCTCATGCAGTCGATCAAATTGTCGCGCCGCTACGGCGTCGCCCAGCTCGCGAACGGCCTGGGTGGTGGCGCGCATCGGGCGGACAAAAAAGCGATGCAGCAGTATGCCGGCGACCAATATGCCAAAGAGAATCGTCGCGCCAACCAGCGTCAGAATGAAGCGATTGATCTTGGAAGCGACGGCCTGCATCTCCGAGAATGGCTTCACAACTACCAGTTTCCAGTAGGAGTCGGGCACGTGGAAAATGAAGGCTTGCGAATGCTCGCCCAGCAGGAAGTCGCTGTCCATGGGGAATTGGCGGTAGAGGCGCGAACTTTCCGTTCGTTCGCGCAGCGGATCGGCGATGACGGCGGCGATGAATTCAGCTTCTTCCGGCGTGATCTGATCGCTGTCGGAATTGACCCGACCGGCCACATCGGCGCGAAATCGCGGCGAAGAGCGTGCGCTGCTCAGGATGTCGCGGTTCATGTCCTCGACTACCTGAGCGATCGGCCCAAACAACGGCTGGCGTCGGGCAAATTCGCGCACTGTGATGAATTCCTCTGTGCGCTCGCCCCGCGAATCTTTGCCAACCAGCTTGACCATTTCCGGTCGCGGGAAAGTCAGGAACTTGTTGTTTCGATCCAGTAAGAACACATAGCCGCCTGTCCGCTCCTGAATCTTCTGCATGAAGGCGTGCAAGCCCTCGAGCTTCAAGTCGATGGTTGCCACGCCGATAAAATCCTGCTCCTGTCGCATGGCCACCGTGCAGGTCACCATTGGCTGGTAGGAGTATGGGTCCATGTAGGACTTGCTCCAGAAGCATTTGCCATCGCGCGAATAGCGCACCACCGGGTACCACTCATCGTGATGGTAGCCGCGGCCATGGTTGTAGTCGTCAAAGTATTGCAGTGCGCCCTGGTTATCGCGACCGTAAAAAAAGCTGCGTCGCTCCACGCCAGGTAAGAAGCGAAACGGCTCCGGCCAGAGGCCGCCGCCGGCAACATCGCGGTCGGAGTCGAAGTCGATGACGCGCGGGGCAACCCGTTGCACCAATGAAATGTCGTGGGGCACCTTGACGCCGACTGCTGCCAGGCTGCGGGCCAGGGCTTCGATCTGCAGCGAGCGTTGACCTATTTCGGCGATCGCATTGTTGCCCTGTTGCTCGACCAGGCGCGCCGATTCTTGAACCACCAGGTCCTTGGCCTTGGTGCTCATGATCAAGGCAATGCCGGCCATGTCCCAGAGCGGAATGACCGTGAGTGCCAGAACGATGAGCACAGTAATGCTTTTATACCATTTTATCTTTTCAACAATTTGATGCATGAACAGCGCCTTTTTCTCAAAGTGCGCAGAGCGAGATTTGATG
This DNA window, taken from Leptospirales bacterium, encodes the following:
- a CDS encoding alkene reductase translates to MVSAELFGPYRLGPIELKNRVVMAPMTRSRSAGNIPGEIVARYYAQRASAGLIITEGTAPSPDALGYARIPGAYSEEQKQGWRGVAEAVHAAGGRIFVQLMHTGRVGHPLNLPAGAVVRGPTAKPLSGEIYTDASGMQPYAVPQAMSQADIDRAVQEFARAAAVAVEAGIDGIELHGANGYLLDQFLNANINDRDDAYGRDAGARNRLTLEVARAVAGAIGADRTGIRLSPYGVFNDSGAFAGIDAQYEALSKELSALGLVYIHLVDHSAMGAPKPPQSLVQSIRQNFKGTLILSGGYDRKRAEEDLQGGRGDLIAFGRPWLANPDLLERLKTGAAWNEPDAATFYTPGEKGYLDYPVLSAAAR
- a CDS encoding alpha/beta hydrolase gives rise to the protein MVVYGRSGLLLAPLLFALHCSGFSYFDRPQSPGLFVQRDVVYAASAAGELRADLYLPAADGPRPALIALHSGSWRRGSKERMSAVSFALAAHGYVVLNINYRFAPQWPFPAQLEDARAAAAYLRTHATELQVDSQRIGALGYSAGGHIALMLAYSDAGAAARIQAVAAAGAPSNLNELYDLPVLQGLVGAADIASSQRAELYRQASPLRHVSRDDPPTLLIHGRYDRIVPVEQSRQLQQALIREQVFVERRELPQGHMRTTLGYNETEVQLLLAFFDRHLRRAGSAAR
- a CDS encoding SpoIIE family protein phosphatase; its protein translation is MLIVLALTVIPLWDMAGIALIMSTKAKDLVVQESARLVEQQGNNAIAEIGQRSLQIEALARSLAAVGVKVPHDISLVQRVAPRVIDFDSDRDVAGGGLWPEPFRFLPGVERRSFFYGRDNQGALQYFDDYNHGRGYHHDEWYPVVRYSRDGKCFWSKSYMDPYSYQPMVTCTVAMRQEQDFIGVATIDLKLEGLHAFMQKIQERTGGYVFLLDRNNKFLTFPRPEMVKLVGKDSRGERTEEFITVREFARRQPLFGPIAQVVEDMNRDILSSARSSPRFRADVAGRVNSDSDQITPEEAEFIAAVIADPLRERTESSRLYRQFPMDSDFLLGEHSQAFIFHVPDSYWKLVVVKPFSEMQAVASKINRFILTLVGATILFGILVAGILLHRFFVRPMRATTQAVRELGDAVAARQFDRLHEKEIPSLRKDELGQLADVINSLSRELQQSYGSLLQLNSELEQKVLDRTHELSASLDEIRALKYQQDGDYFLTSLLLKPLGGIRLQSDLVEIQERTLQKKTFEFKKRQESIGGDLSLARSIVLRNRPCTVFLNADAMGKSMQGAGGILVLGSMIQANIERSLASPLIQRQSPEQWLKYAFTEMHSVFKSFDGSMLVSLVLGLIDDESGALFMINAEHPESALYRAGEARFLSNDTPLRKLGYSVAGSRLRIAVHELIAGDILILGSDGRDDVATNTANAERRMNEDETLFLRHVEQAGGDLDGIIELIKASGELTDDLSLLRVQYRRGELPKEQNPAMRAALRRAREAWQSKNFGESRRILEGALEQ